Proteins encoded within one genomic window of Ranitomeya variabilis isolate aRanVar5 chromosome 4, aRanVar5.hap1, whole genome shotgun sequence:
- the CHMP6 gene encoding charged multivesicular body protein 6 → MGNIFGRKRRSRVTEQDKAVLQLKQQRDRLKQYQKKITLQLQREREVAKQLLHDGKKEKAKLLLKKKRYQEQLLEKTDNQISNLEKMVEDIEFAQIEMKVIEGLKIGNDCLKKMHEVMSIEEVERIMDETQEGIEYQRQIDELLAGSLTTEDEEAILEELEAITQEDLELPEAPKDKLPADTTPEKQVIKNKPQPQLVAAS, encoded by the exons ATGGGCAACATATTCGGCCGGAAGAGACGGAGCCGGGTCACTGAGCAGGACAAGGCCGTGCTG CAACTGAAGCAGCAGAGAGACCGGCTGAAGCAGTACCAGAAGAAGATCACCTTACAGCTGCAGCGAGAGCGGGAGGTGGCCAAACAGCTGCTGCACGATGGCAAGAAAGA AAAAGCCAAATTGCTACTAAAGAAGAAGCGATATCAAGAGCAGCTGCTGGAGAAGACGGATAATCAGATCAGTAACCTGGAGAAAATG GTGGAAGACATAGAATTTGCACAAATCGAGATGAAAGTGATTGAAGGTTTGAAGATCGGTAACGACTGCCTGAAGAAGATGCATGAG GTTATGTCCATTGAAGAAGTGGAGAGAATCATGGATGAAACCCAGGAAGGAATAGAATACCAGCGG CAAATTGATGAACTACTAGCAGGAAGCCTGACGACAGAAGATGAGGAGGCCATTCTGGAGGAGCTGGAGGCCATCACTCAG GAAGACCTGGAACTCCCAGAAGCTCCCAAGGACAAGCTCCCTGCCGATACCACTCCAG